GGGGCGGGGCAGTGGGTGTGGCAGtgggcggggcggcgggcggggcggcggagggggtTCCGCCATGTCGTTCTGCGCCTTCCTGGGGGGCGAGGCGTTCCGCGACCACTTCGAGCCGGGTGAGCGCGGCCGGGGGCGacccggggggctggggggaggctggaggggtcggggggaggctggaggggtcgggggggccGCATGTAAAGGGATTCGGGGGGGTACGGCGCGGCCGGGGGGCTCCCATCCTGCGGGGCTGGGCCCGGGGAGGTCCCGCTTCGGGTcggggggaggctggagggTCCGGGGGTGCTGGGCCGGGGGCGAGCCCAAAGCTCCCTCTCGGTGCCCGGCCCTGTGCTGTCGGCTGCACCGAGGGGTAGAGCCCAAGTGCGCGGGTGTCCCGGGGCAGCTGAcacggccccggggctgctcggggGTCTCAGCGCTGAGCACCCCCCCTGCCATCCACCCCCCCAGGCATCTACGCGTGCGCCCGGTGCGGCTACGAGCTGTTCTCCAGCCGCGCCAAGTACGAGCACTCCTCGCCCTGGCCGGCCTTCACCGAGACCATCCACGAGGACAGCGTGGCCAAGCGCAAGGAGCGCCCGGGGGCCTTCAAGGTGACGGTTACGAAACTCTCGGGAAGGGGCAAAAAAAGCCCCTTTCTCATAGCAGGGCCCGTGCTGAGAAGGGCCCCTTGTGACCCCCTCCCTGTGTTGCCAGGTGTCCTGTGGCAAGTGCGGCAACGGGCTGGGCCACGAGTTCCTCAATGATGGGCCCAAGAGGGGGCAGTCCCGTTTCTGAATATTCAGCAGCTCGCTGAAATTTATCCCGAAAGGTAAGGGCTGCGCCTCACCGGGCTGGCTCCGTCCTCGTGGTTATTTGGGGGccgctgccagcctggctgcacgGTGAGGGATGTGGTAAGCCCGGAGCCACCCAGGCCCCCAGCAAATCCCACACGCCTCAGCCTGGTCTGTGGGTGGCTCTCTGGGGGCTCTCTGAACTTGCACGGTGGAACGTGGGGCGTGCTGGAGGTGCCCCAGGTCCCCGTGTGTCAGGGGAGCAGCTGAACCGTGGAGGCTTTCTGCTGGCagtgcagagccagggcaggaTGGCGCTGAGCTTGCTGGCTCGTTCCCCACAGTAGTCACGTGTGAGGTCTGAACGTTGCCTCTACTTTATGGTAGGGGAAGGCcaattcttctttctcctgtggTTATTGTGTAGTTTGCTTCCCCAATGTCAGAAAAAGGCTTTGGGAGGCAGTGTCTGACCTCGGGGCAGTACCCCAGCCATGTCTTGCTGTTCTGATTATCCGACTGCGATCCTTGTGAATCACTAGCTGTGTGTAGCAAAGTAACTATAAACTGGGCTGGGGGGTCTGGAGGAAGACATAAGGGCTCTGATTTCTTTCCTCCCCCTCTTCCAGGCAAAGCAGACAAGGACCCAAAGGAGAAGTAAGCGAGCTGCTCTACACGAcatgctgctgggggctgatcCTGTGTTCACATCTTGGGGTGCACTGGGAGCAAGAGGCCCCCTGACAAAGCTCCTGGTTCCCCCGGGCCGGCTCCATGCTCCGAGGCGTTCCCAttctgggtgctgggagggagctgggaggggagggggggctgtGGCTGCACTGCACTTGCTGGGGGCCGGGTTGTATGACCCGTGCCTGAGGTTATTTTGCACAGATTGAGCTgaaggctgcagctcttcattttaccttccctttttccctccccGACCATCTCTTCCCCCAGACAtccctgcctctgccagcagctgccgcTGAGTCCTTTCTGCTTTGCCCACCGCAGCAGCACGCGTGCCTGCAGCCCTACTCCGCTGGGGCAGTTCTGCTGGTCACCAGCAGAGCCGGGGCTGCCTCAGCGCCGTGGCCAAGACGGGCAGGCTCTGCCTTGCCACCGCTGCCACCCAGAGCCGCTCCGCTGAcatctcgggggggggggggggcggcgctggATTAGCGGGGAGCAGAGCCTGGGTTAATCTCTGGTGCTATTCTGGGCTGGGATCATGGTATGAATTGCCCTCTGTAAACCCTTCCAGGATGCTGGGGCAAGGATGTTCTTATGACCCTGCTGGACAACACCCAGGTGTTTTACCCCTTGACCCACCTTGCAGGCAGCAGCGGTGGTTCTGCATTTGCTGTGTCCTCTGGGCCTGGCTCTGGCTCTGCCTCGCGGCAGACCTGTTATTACTGTGTTGTAACCCTCGTGGTGTTAACGGTTCCTCCTTGCTTTACGCTGCTGTAAGGGAGGCCAGAACCAGGCTCACTGACTGCACCTTGCACAACTCAGGCTTTAGGAGTCACGTTTGCGTTCTCTCTGCACTCAGAAGGGCTCTGATACTGATTTCTCTTTAATTCAGGGTCTGATTCGTGGCCTTCCCTCACTGTCCCACTTTGCTCACTGCCCAGAAACCAAATCCTCCTCTTTGGAATCAATACAGCAGGGTTTCTGGGTACAGCAAACCTTTGACCCATGGGTCTAGTGGTGTAACTGGTGCAGCACGTGAGCGGGGTGGTGCAGCCACGCCGCAGCGTTACGGTTCGGCTGCGCTCAGGGCACTTTGGGGGCTTTTATCCATGTGCTTTGTGCCTCCTCAGGCCTCTTGGGCTAGAGGGAACGGCACCGGCCACAAGAGCAATGTGCCAGCTCGTTCCCTGGAGCTCACTGCTCATCTCGTACCTCTTcgaacactgaaaataaaccatTGATTCACTGTGTCAGAGAAATAGCCTTcttattttgtcctttaaaagcatttctgctgGTGCCTGGGGAGCCCACCCTAGGCTTCCTCTCTGGGGGATTTCTTGGAGGTGGTCCCAAGGATGGGGAGGCTCCGGGTAAGGCAGGCCCGGGACACGAGCGAAGCATGGACACGTGTGGGCAGAGCTTGGCCCCTCTGGAGGCCTGGCAGCGACCTGGGAATGGGTTGCCCCCGGTGTCCCAGGGGTGCAGGGCTGGTGGCTGAGGTGCAGCACGGAGCAGCCGGGCAGCCGGCCTGCTGCGGGGTCCGCAGCCGGGGTGGGCCCCCTGAGGCCGGGGTGGGTTTGTGTCTTACCCTGGGTTTTGGGTGGGAGGATGCGGATGCATTGGAAGTCTTTGGGCTTTGTGAGGGTCAAAACTTTAACCGCGGAAGGTTTTCTTTATCCTTAAATCACAATTTCAGCTCAACTACAGGCGCTTTTAGGCTGTTTCAGCGTGTTCTTGGTAAATCATGGCCTGTGGCAGGGAGTTCTGGGGAGAAGGGGTGAGTTTTAGCAGTGTCTCAGCAGTTTCCCTGTAAGAAGCCATACGTGAGGCTGGAAGCCACAGTTGTTGGTGGCAGCTCTGCTGTCCCCGGCTCCCCAAAGGTCCCTTCCCGGCTTCATGGAGGCCGAAGGCTGAGCTGGGCTTTGCTGGACCCCTTGtcccccccggtgctgcctcctgcccggTTGTCCCGAGGCGGACCCAGCACCTGACCGGCTCCGCTACACTAATTGCTAATGAGATCCCGGCCTGAGTTCCAAGCCACTTTTCAGCTAATTAATCCCCCCGATCCGCTGCTGTGCCTTCAGCCTGGTGCCCCCGAGCGAGGCCCGGaggccggggcagggctggggccttCTCCCAGCGCCCAGGTGCCaccgggaggggacgggggggggacacccccctGCAATTCGGATTGCCGGCAATTCGGATTGCCTGCAGTTCGGGGCGCGGCCGCGGGAGGGTGCCCGCGGTGTTCCCAAGGCTCTGCTGAAGGCTGGCTCCCGGCCCGGCGGCTTCCCCCGGGGCCTcccgcggggcgcggggcgcgaGCAGAGGGCGGCGGCGCGTTCCCCTCCGGCAAGCAGGAGGAAAGCCGCCCCGGGCcgacagggggaaaaaagggggggggagggaaggagaaaaagggaaaaaatgagaaaaaaggggaaaaaaggggaaaaggggaaaaaggagaaaaaggggaaaaaaggagaaaaagaaaggggaaaaaagggaaaaaatgggaaaaaagggagaaaaaaggggaaaaaagggaaaaaaaaggggaaaaatgagaaaaaaggaggaaaagaaaggggaaaaaagggaaaaaatgggaaaaaagggagaaaaaggggaaaagggagaaaaaaggaaaaagggggaaaaagggggaaagggagaaaaaaggaaaaaaggggaaaaagggggaagggagaaaaagggagaaaagagaaaaaaaggggaaaaaggggaaaaagggagaaaagagaaaaaaaggggaaaaaggggaaaaagggagaaaagagaaaaaaaggggaaaaaggggaaaaagggagaaaagagaaaaaaaggggaaaaaggggaaaaagggagaaaagagaaaaaaaggggaaaaaggggaaaaagggagaaaagagaaaaaaaaaaggggaaaaagggaaaaaatgagaaaaaaggaggaaaaaaaggggaaaaaagggaaaaaatgggaaaaaagggagaaaaaggggaaaaagggagaaaaaaggaaaaaaggggaaaaagggagaaagggagaaaaaagggggaaaaggggaaaaagggagaaagggagaaaaaaggggaaaaaggggaaatagggagaaagggagaaaaaagggggaaaaggggaaatagggagaaagggagaaaagagaaaaaaaggggaaaaaggggaaaaagggagaaaagagaaaaaaggggaaaaaggggaaaaagggagaaaagagaaaaaaggggaaaaaggggaaaaagggagaaaagagaaaaaaggggaaaaaaggaaaaagggaaaacggaaaaaaaaggaaaaaggggaaaaaataaaaaaaggaaaaaatggggaaaaaaggagaaaaatgggaaaaaaggaaaaaaagggaaaacatggaaaaaaagggaaaaaggggggaagggaaaaaagggaaaaagcgtgggaaaggaaaaaagggaaaaaagggaaaaagggggggggaaggaaaaaaagaggagaaaaggggggaaaaaaataataaataaataaataaataaataaataaataaataaataaatagcccAGGATGCCCTCCCGGGGATGAGATGCTTTCCCGACCtctggctggagctgctgaTGCCGCAGAGCCTGTCAGGGGAGGCTCGAAGGCTTCAGGCACGGTGCTGTGGGTGCAGGACGCGGCCCACCAGGGACAGGTTCCCCCCAGGCCTCCCCACCTCCTCCGGGCACCGCGggtcccccggccccgcagcgagGGGATCAGCGCCGGCCGTCCCTGCCTGCACGGCTGGCCTGGAGCAGCCCTTCCCCCGCCATTAATCCTAATTTTATTATTGCGCTAATGTCAATTCTGGCTTAATAAGAAGATTTTGCTTAGTTGGGCAAAAGAGGCCCCGTATTGGCGACGTGGGTTTAATGACATAAAGGGCTCTGAAGGCAGAAATTGAATTACGTTAGCAGGCCGACGTAAACTTCCCTGGttgtttaaaaaatcattaatttccTCCCCCGTAGCCTCCAGCTGACCTcgctttttaattttttaatttttttatttgcatgacATGAGGTGGACTTGCCTCTTTGACCCTCCTCAGCGTGGCTCCGGTGGAAAGCCGAGCGGCCAGGGCACAGTGAGATTCAGATTAATTCTCCTAATAAAGACGACAAGCCCTATAGAAATTACGTTACGCGAGGAAAAAGAAGATGACCTGGAGGCATTAGGAAGCTCTAATTACCGTTATTCTTTCGAGCAAGTGCCACAGGAAGAACAaggaggctgcccagggagcccTCCACCTGCAACGGGTTTCTTTTAccttaaattttcagttttatttcaatttgGCCACTACCAGGTGAAGGGGCTCAGTGCTGCTGAGGGGGCCAAGGCCGGGTTTGGGTTGCCCCTGCAATCCTGACCCTTTGCAGGGTCCCAGCCCACTGGGTACCGCGCTCTGCAGGCACTTAGGAACACCACTTCATTTAAAAGGAATTGTTCCAATTCCTTGCGGGGCCGTAAAACTGCAGCGAGGGCTGGAGCTGGTTTGGTGtcaactgcagaaaataaagttatgggaaattaaaaaaaaaaaaacaaacccacgcACCCCGCTGGTTTCCCTGGCACGCAGGGGGCCGTAAGGAGCcaaggtgcccccccccagctcgcCTGCCAGCGCCCATCCCAAGAGCACACCTGTCAATAGGGCACATCCAGCAACAGCTGGGGAAAATTAAAGGCTTATTTCACTTCGTTTGCCGATAATAACTTCATCTATCTTTATTCCGGGCTGCCTCCCACCCGGCAGCCGTCGCTCGCCTGGTGGGAGGGAATCGCTGACCTATTTCGTGGAGTTTGCTTAATCCCAGTGAACCTTCCCAAGCCACGAGGTgaggaaatttgttttcagtttgcgGCGCGCGTTAATTAGGGAGATAATGACTGGAAACACTCGGAGCGAGTCTGAGCTCGACGGAAAAATGTTTAGCCCAAGGaaaatttaaatcattttttcttctcccctggcTGCTGAGATCTGACTTTTTAAGGCAATTAGCGAGTGTTTATTTGTTAATCAGCCATACTTATACGCTTGCTTTGGGGTCTTATCTCACGCTCCCAAGTGCACATCGCTGCTAATCATAATCCGCATTTTTGATGTGTGAAATACCTGTCCCGGGATGCTGCGCGTGCTGCCGGCTGTGCCAGGATGCGGCGATGGGGCTGCCGCTCATCCTGCCCGGTCCTGTGCCTCCGCCTCTGCTTGCTTCTCCCCACGGAGCACCCAAAGATCCCTGGGCTCCCTCCGCATCCCAAGCGCATCCCGGTTTCTCGGGGGTGCCTTTCCCCACATGGGTCTCCCCCAGAGTCTGCCCGGGCTGTGCCACGTCCCTCCCGGCTCACAGCGGGGCCGTGGGGGTGCAGGGGAGCTGTGGGCATCCTGTGCCCCCGCATGGAGCTGCCGGAGGAACCCTCCCCAAGGCGCCCAGCAAAGCTGCTCTGGGGTGCGCCAGCATCgctccagcactgctgggggGAGCTTGGAGCAAACCTTCCCCTTCTGCAGGGTCTGGCACAGCCCCACGGCCGCCGCTTTCAGCAGCAGATCCCAAGCCCCCCAGTGACCTCGGCCCACTGAGAAATTTGACTTTTGCCTGAAAACGTGAAGGCAGCCACGCTCGTGCCGCTTTGTGGGGCACGCCGGACATCGGCGGCACTGGGGACCCGTGGAGACACCTTGGACGTAGCAGGACAGGGTTTGGGTGTCCCACCGGGGGGCACAGGGCTCCCGTGGCATTTCGGGTGCCCCGGCTGTGCCATGCCCCGGCTGTGCCGTGCCCCAGAGCCGGCGATGCCCACGCCGGGCTCTCCCCTCTGCCCGGCCATGCGGCGTGCGCTTCTAAGCACTGCGCTTCACTGTCTGCGGTAATGATTTGTTGCTTGTAAAACCACCGTGATTAACTACAGTTTAGCCTCCTAGTTTCATGTCTTATCATGTTTCATCTCACACAAAAGACATTTACAGTCTATTTTCAACTTCAAAGCAAATGCTTCTTGCGTGAGCATTAAGGAAGGCaaatatttaagcagaacctGCATGGTATTAGCGTCTCTTGATGTTCCCTGCTGAGCGAGGATTGATGGCTGCCCGAAAAGGCAGGTTTTTCCTATTGTTTTATGCACCAGTGATTAATATTTCATGTTCCCACTGTTACATATTTGCTGGCTGGCACTGGCCTACCCTGACAGTGCTTTCTCCGTGTTTTACATGTCTAGCTTTTATGCACTTCAATATAGGAAGTGTGACTCTTGGCAGGGTCCTTGGGTCTTATTGAAGCCTCCTGACCAAGTTTTTCGAATTACTTTCATCTTGATGGCATTAGGCTGATAGCATGTTTCCTTTTCCCCCTGGTATCTCTGTCCTGTCAGTTTGTGGTGCTCTGCCCCAGCTTTGGGGGTtgctgtgggatggggacagcagcaTCTCTCCCTTCCTGGCCGTGTGCCGCCTTTCCCTGGCAGGGACATCGGGGACggcactggggcaggggctgtgccagcccgCAGGGGTTTGCAGGGCTTGCACTGGACTCACCAACACTTTTGCATTGTGCAATCAagcccacagaaaaaaaagaaaaaaaaaaaaccacaagttCCCGGTCAACCTTgtcaaagcagcaggaaaatagCCCAGGACCAAATTCCTCTGCTTTGAACACGGTGGCACACTGGTGTGCATTTGTCTGAATGCAAAACATATTAAGACCAGGAACTGTGAGGGACGGCTCTGCTTATCATCTAGCTTGGAGTTAATATAATTCAATTAGTATGAACAGTAAATATAGCTCGTTTTAATTTAGATGGAGGGCTTGCTGCAGCTCTATCCTTTAATTTCAGGAGAGGGGAAGCTGTGGGAGGACTGCCAAGAATTTCTGCAAACCCCACATCATCTCCAGGGCCGCGGGCGCTTGCTCCGGGTGCAGGGGCCACCTCCGAGTGGGCGCCCATCGAGGGGTCTTCCCCCGGGCCGCTGGAATACGGAGGCAGTAAGCTGCACCAGCGTTGGATGCGAAATAGAGACTGGAAAGCCACCAGGAGGAATAAGCGGCGCAGGCTATTTAAAGAGGAAACGATCAGCTCGGGAGAGAGCTGCAGACATgtgtcttcagggctgtgctgcgtTCTTAggagattattttaaatgtgtgcaTCTTTTCTGCATCACGGTCTATCTTTGTTCCCCCTCTGACGTCTTGAGTCAGGGATGGTATTTTATGGCCACGGCggtgcctgccagcagcacgaCAGTTCTGCTGGAAATTAACATCTCCGAGCTTTAAAAACCTCGCAGCCATAAAATTCAAAGTAAGAGATCAAACCAGTTAAGCTCAGATTAATCTAAGCCACCGGCTCTGGCAGGCGCAGCATCTAGGCTCCGACGGGGGATGAAGTGCTCGGGAAGCGCTCGGCAGCGCCGGAGCAGGtgagctgctgccctgcttcTCGTAGCCACGTCccgtgtccgtctgtccgtccgtcccgGCACAGCATGCTCCCTGCTGCCCGTCCAGACGAGTTAACCCCGACCGTGGTGCTTCCTGCCCGCCCACCTCGGACGGTGGGGCAGAAATGGGGTGGCTGGCTCTTTTTTGAGCGGGGTCTGCCTTGAGCCGAGTGGGGCTTGTGGGCGCAGCGTGCACGCGAGTGTGCAAACGTGCACATGGGGCGAGGTCGGTGGTGGGTCAGGGGCTAATGAAGCTCATGAAATACATCCTCCTCTGCTCACTAGGCCAAGTGGAGTGTTTTCTATCATCCCTCCTGACATTACTGCATAACTTAGATTGCACTTAATTAAAATAGCTCATTTAACTGATGGCTCCTCAGATGCAATGCTGGAGGTTGTCCGCTCTTCCTGCGCAGCCCCCGCGCAGCGCGGAGGTGCAATAAGCGGGCACGGCACGATGCACTGCTCCTGCTCCGCCACGCTGTAAGGAAGGAACTGCTGCAAACGGCATCTGGGGGgca
This is a stretch of genomic DNA from Anser cygnoides isolate HZ-2024a breed goose chromosome 15, Taihu_goose_T2T_genome, whole genome shotgun sequence. It encodes these proteins:
- the MSRB1 gene encoding methionine-R-sulfoxide reductase B1, with protein sequence MSFCAFLGGEAFRDHFEPGIYACARCGYELFSSRAKYEHSSPWPAFTETIHEDSVAKRKERPGAFKVSCGKCGNGLGHEFLNDGPKRGQSRFUIFSSSLKFIPKGKADKDPKEK